The Vulgatibacter sp. genome window below encodes:
- a CDS encoding HD domain-containing phosphohydrolase produces the protein MYGRRVAKLTSILDVAKAMIAERDLDALLRIIVGEAAEVVDADRCSLFLVDRDRRVLWSKIAQGMIGGEEIRVPLDKGIAGWVATSGEVINLPDAYADPRFHREVDQATGYRTRALLCVPMRNTRGEVVGVLQALNNRSGGAFSDEDAELLEVLGGQAAGAVENALLHDEIQRLFEGFVKAAVVAIESRDPSTAGHSERVAHLTLGLADAVEQGGRGPWAGIRFTGDQRMEIRYAALLHDFGKVGVREHVLVKANKLYPEERRTLEQRVAYARKSIEADSLKRRLDILLRGGAKADLEREELACAQQIAALDEAWEFVLRCNKPTVLPAGGFERLAEIAQRTFPGVAGTPEPLLTPDEVRVLSIPQGSLSPEERQEIESHVEHTFRFLSQIPWTRGLRGVPHIAGAHHEKLDGSGYPNRLRPDEIGVEARMMAIADIYDALTASDRPYKKAVPHQMALTILGDEVKSMKLDGHLYELFVEADIAARVHAPARAR, from the coding sequence GTGTACGGCCGCCGCGTCGCAAAACTGACCTCGATCCTCGACGTCGCCAAGGCGATGATCGCCGAGCGCGATCTCGACGCCCTGCTGCGGATCATCGTCGGCGAGGCCGCCGAGGTGGTCGACGCGGACCGCTGTTCGCTCTTCCTCGTCGACCGCGACCGGCGCGTTCTCTGGTCGAAGATCGCCCAGGGGATGATCGGCGGCGAGGAGATCCGCGTCCCGCTCGACAAGGGGATCGCCGGCTGGGTCGCCACCAGCGGCGAGGTGATCAACCTTCCCGACGCCTACGCCGATCCCCGCTTCCACCGCGAGGTCGATCAGGCCACCGGCTACCGCACCCGCGCCCTGCTCTGCGTGCCGATGCGCAACACCCGGGGCGAGGTGGTGGGTGTCCTCCAGGCCCTGAACAACCGCTCCGGTGGCGCCTTCTCCGACGAGGACGCCGAGCTCCTCGAGGTCCTCGGCGGACAGGCCGCTGGCGCGGTGGAGAACGCGCTCCTCCACGACGAGATCCAGCGCCTCTTCGAGGGCTTCGTGAAGGCGGCGGTGGTGGCGATCGAGTCCCGCGACCCCAGCACCGCCGGTCACTCCGAGCGCGTCGCCCACCTCACCCTCGGCCTCGCCGACGCGGTGGAGCAGGGCGGCCGCGGTCCCTGGGCCGGGATCCGCTTCACCGGCGACCAGCGCATGGAGATCCGCTACGCCGCGCTCCTCCACGACTTCGGCAAGGTCGGCGTGCGCGAGCACGTGCTCGTCAAGGCGAACAAGCTCTACCCGGAGGAGCGGCGCACCCTCGAGCAGCGCGTCGCCTACGCCCGCAAGAGCATCGAGGCCGACTCGCTCAAGAGGCGCCTCGACATCCTTCTGCGCGGCGGCGCCAAGGCCGATCTCGAGCGCGAGGAGCTCGCCTGCGCCCAGCAGATCGCCGCGCTCGACGAGGCCTGGGAGTTCGTGCTGCGCTGCAACAAGCCCACCGTCCTTCCCGCCGGCGGCTTCGAGCGTCTCGCCGAGATCGCGCAGCGGACCTTCCCCGGCGTCGCCGGGACGCCGGAGCCGCTGCTCACGCCGGACGAGGTGCGCGTCCTCTCGATCCCCCAGGGATCGCTCTCGCCGGAGGAACGGCAGGAGATCGAGAGCCACGTCGAGCACACCTTCCGCTTCCTGAGCCAGATCCCCTGGACCCGGGGCCTGCGCGGCGTGCCGCACATCGCCGGCGCCCACCACGAGAAGCTCGACGGATCGGGCTACCCGAACCGCCTCCGCCCCGACGAGATCGGCGTCGAGGCGCGGATGATGGCGATCGCCGACATCTACGACGCCCTCACCGCCAGCGACCGCCCCTACAAGAAGGCGGTGCCCCACCAGATGGCGCTCACCATCCTCGGCGACGAGGTGAAGTCGATGAAGCTCGACGGCCACCTCTACGAGCTCTTCGTCGAGGCGGACATCGCCGCCCGGGTCCACGCCCCCGCCCGCGCCCGCTGA
- a CDS encoding YqgE/AlgH family protein, which translates to MATQSLAPTLLLAAPRLADPNFERRVVLLGKHEPDGALGWVLNGPALDPVGQLLQAADLVPAGVQVPRTAPFRKAARVGGPVTPESGWLIYPNGGPRFDGEIEVGEELLVCSNAAALDAVVRGREPRQFRLVLGYAGWDAGQLEAELREGVWLPAALEPSLVFETDPDSLWDVAFQQATGGMATTFNGKTWGLA; encoded by the coding sequence ATGGCAACGCAGTCGCTCGCTCCCACGCTTCTTCTCGCCGCACCGCGCCTGGCGGATCCGAACTTCGAGCGGCGGGTCGTCCTGCTCGGCAAGCACGAGCCGGACGGCGCGCTCGGTTGGGTCCTCAACGGTCCCGCCCTCGATCCGGTGGGCCAGCTGCTCCAGGCGGCGGACCTGGTGCCGGCGGGGGTGCAGGTGCCCAGGACCGCACCCTTCCGCAAGGCGGCGCGGGTCGGTGGACCCGTCACCCCGGAGAGCGGCTGGCTCATCTACCCCAACGGCGGCCCCCGCTTCGACGGGGAGATCGAGGTGGGCGAGGAGCTCCTCGTCTGCTCCAATGCCGCGGCCCTCGATGCGGTGGTGCGGGGCAGGGAGCCCAGGCAGTTCCGCCTCGTCCTCGGCTACGCGGGCTGGGACGCAGGGCAGCTCGAGGCGGAGCTGCGCGAAGGCGTCTGGCTCCCCGCGGCCCTCGAGCCCTCCCTCGTCTTCGAGACCGACCCCGATTCACTCTGGGACGTCGCCTTCCAGCAGGCCACCGGCGGGATGGCGACCACCTTCAACGGCAAGACCTGGGGGCTCGCCTGA
- a CDS encoding sensor histidine kinase: MKRGTFWRVYLHGLLLLLLVALAIFAVGKAFGRPPHQPERFAGWLAASHAPYLHDRAALQRELDATFETFGIDIAIYARDGTRLAAAGEDPPALPPHHRGPMRPRHLRKADLLVAPIGRPPEAFLVARRPRWSGDLTRPAAILGAVLAALALGSIPLARSIASPLERLTGTVRRFGGGDLSARTGLARGRRRGSEVIQLAAAFDEMADRIETLIRSEKELLANVSHELRTPLARIRIALELAEEGDTRGGRYLREIETDLAELEAMIGDVLTVARLDLTAAAGAAPSGTPPLRRAPCSGDALVEAAAERFRALHPDRHLDVEITQPLPAIDCDAALVRRALANLLDNAVKYSDEAILLRALPREGNLVVEVIDRGIGIEPEDLPRLFTPFFRTDRSRARGTGGVGLGLLLARRIVEAHGGNLAVQSEPNRGTTFRLTLPA; the protein is encoded by the coding sequence ATGAAGCGCGGCACCTTCTGGCGGGTCTACCTCCACGGCCTGCTCCTGCTCCTCCTGGTGGCGCTCGCCATCTTCGCCGTGGGCAAGGCCTTCGGCCGCCCGCCGCACCAGCCCGAGCGCTTCGCCGGCTGGCTCGCCGCGAGCCACGCGCCCTACCTCCACGACCGTGCCGCCCTGCAGCGTGAGCTCGACGCCACCTTCGAAACCTTCGGCATCGACATCGCCATCTACGCCAGAGACGGCACCCGCCTCGCCGCAGCCGGCGAAGATCCGCCGGCCCTCCCGCCCCACCACCGCGGCCCGATGCGCCCCCGCCACCTGCGCAAGGCCGATCTCCTCGTCGCGCCGATCGGCCGCCCCCCCGAGGCCTTCCTCGTCGCCCGCCGCCCGCGCTGGAGCGGCGATCTCACCAGGCCCGCCGCGATCCTCGGCGCGGTCCTCGCCGCCCTCGCCCTCGGCTCGATCCCACTCGCCCGCTCGATCGCCTCGCCCCTCGAGCGACTCACCGGAACGGTGCGCCGCTTCGGCGGCGGCGATCTCTCTGCCCGCACCGGCCTCGCAAGAGGCAGGCGCAGGGGCAGCGAGGTGATCCAGCTCGCCGCGGCCTTCGACGAGATGGCCGACCGGATCGAGACCCTGATCCGCAGCGAGAAGGAGCTCCTCGCCAACGTCTCCCACGAGCTGCGCACGCCGCTCGCCAGGATCCGGATCGCCCTCGAGCTGGCGGAGGAGGGCGACACCCGCGGCGGCCGCTACCTCCGCGAGATCGAGACCGATCTCGCCGAGCTGGAGGCGATGATCGGCGACGTCCTCACCGTCGCCCGCCTCGACCTCACCGCCGCAGCAGGCGCAGCCCCCTCCGGAACGCCGCCGCTGCGCCGCGCCCCCTGCAGCGGTGACGCGCTCGTGGAGGCGGCGGCGGAGCGCTTCCGCGCGCTCCATCCCGATCGCCACCTCGACGTCGAGATCACGCAACCCCTGCCGGCCATCGACTGCGATGCCGCCCTCGTCCGCCGCGCCCTCGCCAACCTCCTCGACAACGCCGTGAAATACTCGGACGAGGCGATCCTGCTCCGGGCGCTGCCCCGCGAAGGCAACCTCGTCGTCGAGGTGATCGACCGCGGCATCGGCATCGAGCCCGAGGATCTGCCCCGGCTCTTCACCCCCTTCTTCCGCACCGACCGCAGCCGCGCCCGCGGCACCGGCGGCGTGGGCCTCGGCCTGCTCCTCGCCCGGCGCATCGTCGAAGCCCACGGCGGCAACCTCGCCGTGCAGAGCGAGCCGAACCGGGGAACCACCTTCCGGCTCACACTCCCTGCCTGA
- a CDS encoding response regulator has translation MSGTEPTITALLIEDDDRLASLLAEYLGGHGVVVAREADGLRGQREALARPWDVILLDLMLPGRDGLTICREIRARSDVPIIVLTARGEEADRVMGLELGADDYLSKPFSPRELLARIRALLRRARGQAGPAQRTIEVGPLRLDPGAHRATLGGTELELTAYEFTLLRVFAERAGRVLAREQLLDLARGSAEEAFDRSIDVHVSRLRQKLGDDARHPRWLKTVRGVGYLFAAPEADTSDETR, from the coding sequence ATGTCCGGCACCGAGCCCACCATCACCGCGCTGCTCATCGAGGACGACGACCGCCTCGCCTCCCTGCTCGCCGAATACCTCGGCGGGCACGGGGTGGTCGTCGCCCGCGAGGCGGACGGCCTGCGTGGGCAGCGCGAGGCCCTCGCCCGCCCCTGGGACGTGATCCTCCTCGACCTCATGCTCCCCGGGCGCGACGGCCTCACCATCTGCCGCGAGATCCGCGCCCGCTCGGACGTGCCCATCATCGTGCTCACCGCCAGAGGGGAGGAGGCGGATCGGGTGATGGGGCTCGAGCTCGGCGCCGACGACTACCTCTCCAAGCCCTTCTCGCCCCGCGAGCTGCTCGCCCGGATCCGCGCGCTGCTGCGGCGGGCCCGGGGCCAGGCGGGCCCCGCGCAGCGCACCATCGAGGTCGGCCCCCTGCGCCTCGATCCCGGCGCCCACCGCGCCACCCTGGGCGGCACCGAGCTCGAGCTCACCGCCTACGAGTTCACCCTGCTGCGCGTCTTCGCCGAGCGGGCGGGGCGTGTCCTCGCGAGGGAGCAGCTCCTCGATCTCGCCAGGGGAAGCGCGGAGGAGGCCTTCGATCGCTCCATCGACGTCCACGTCTCCCGCCTGCGCCAGAAGCTCGGCGACGACGCCCGCCACCCCCGCTGGCTGAAGACGGTCCGCGGTGTCGGCTACCTCTTCGCAGCGCCGGAAGCCGACACGTCGGACGAGACCCGATGA
- a CDS encoding Spy/CpxP family protein refolding chaperone, whose product MKKNKLVVLVGLAVASFLLLTGFRHAGGPHHGAFLDKKIERALDEIEATEEQRAQILAIKERVVASMQARKGERQAMKQEMLSIWTEENPDPAKVHAKVDERLDARRAAAHEMADAMIEVHRILTPEQRAELAQLIEKRHEKRGKRHGYVKEGAPAQE is encoded by the coding sequence ATGAAGAAGAACAAGCTCGTGGTCCTGGTCGGCCTGGCGGTCGCCTCCTTCCTGCTCCTCACGGGCTTCCGCCACGCCGGCGGCCCCCACCATGGCGCCTTCCTCGACAAGAAGATCGAGCGGGCCCTCGACGAGATCGAGGCGACCGAGGAGCAGCGCGCCCAGATCCTCGCGATCAAGGAGCGCGTCGTCGCCAGCATGCAGGCCCGCAAGGGCGAGCGGCAGGCGATGAAGCAGGAGATGCTCTCCATCTGGACCGAGGAGAATCCCGATCCGGCGAAGGTGCACGCGAAGGTCGACGAGCGCCTCGACGCCCGCCGCGCCGCAGCCCACGAGATGGCGGACGCGATGATCGAGGTCCATCGCATCCTCACGCCCGAGCAGCGGGCGGAGCTGGCGCAGCTCATCGAGAAGCGCCACGAGAAGCGCGGCAAGCGCCACGGCTACGTCAAGGAAGGCGCCCCCGCGCAGGAGTGA
- a CDS encoding trans-sulfuration enzyme family protein: MRPHFETLAVHAGRDDLAALGVHAPPLDLSTTNPLSDPEAGGESLEAMALGGTPQGSAVYARLHNPTVARFESALAQLEQAKAAVAFGSGMAALSAALLAAQQRATKHVVAVRPLYGGSDHLLASGLLGTEVSWANPGTISQHVRPDTGLVLVETPANPTLDLLDIEDVVRQAGRVPVLVDSTFATPVLQQPLRHGATLVLHSATKYLGGHGDVLGGVIATADEEWAKLLRQVRIATGAVLHPLGGYLLHRGLQTLALRIHAAQANAEQIARRLADHPAIEVVHYPGLPGGDPKGLLGKQLAGPGAMLSFVLKGGYEAAVKLLGTVKLCTPAVSLGSADTLIQHPASMTHRVVDAAARDAHGITAGLVRLSVGVEHEADIWADLARALDRAGTP; the protein is encoded by the coding sequence ATGCGCCCCCACTTCGAGACCCTCGCCGTCCACGCCGGCCGCGACGACCTGGCAGCCCTGGGCGTCCACGCGCCGCCCCTCGATCTCTCGACCACCAACCCGCTCTCCGATCCGGAGGCAGGCGGCGAGAGCCTCGAGGCCATGGCCCTCGGCGGCACGCCGCAGGGCAGCGCGGTCTACGCGCGCCTCCACAACCCCACCGTCGCCCGCTTCGAGAGCGCCCTCGCCCAGCTCGAGCAGGCAAAGGCCGCGGTGGCCTTCGGCTCCGGCATGGCGGCCCTCTCCGCAGCGCTCCTCGCCGCCCAGCAGCGCGCCACCAAACACGTGGTGGCGGTACGCCCGCTCTACGGCGGCTCCGACCACCTCCTCGCCAGCGGCCTCCTCGGCACCGAGGTGAGCTGGGCCAATCCCGGGACCATCTCGCAGCACGTGCGCCCCGACACCGGCCTCGTCCTCGTCGAGACCCCGGCGAACCCCACCCTCGATCTCCTCGACATCGAGGACGTCGTCCGCCAGGCGGGCAGGGTGCCCGTCCTCGTCGACTCCACCTTCGCCACGCCGGTGCTCCAGCAGCCCCTGCGCCACGGCGCCACCCTCGTCCTCCACAGCGCCACCAAATACCTCGGCGGCCACGGCGACGTGCTCGGCGGCGTGATCGCCACCGCGGACGAGGAGTGGGCGAAGCTCCTGCGCCAGGTCCGCATCGCCACCGGTGCGGTGCTCCACCCGCTCGGCGGCTACCTCCTCCACCGCGGCCTGCAGACCCTCGCCCTGCGCATCCACGCCGCGCAGGCGAATGCCGAGCAGATCGCCCGCAGGCTCGCCGACCACCCGGCGATCGAGGTGGTCCACTACCCCGGCCTGCCTGGCGGCGATCCGAAGGGCCTGCTCGGCAAGCAGCTCGCGGGTCCCGGCGCCATGCTCTCCTTCGTGCTGAAGGGCGGCTACGAAGCGGCGGTGAAGCTCCTCGGCACGGTGAAGCTCTGCACGCCGGCGGTGAGCCTCGGCTCCGCCGACACGCTGATCCAGCATCCCGCCTCGATGACCCACCGCGTGGTCGACGCGGCCGCCCGCGACGCCCACGGGATCACCGCCGGCCTCGTCCGCCTCTCGGTAGGCGTCGAGCACGAGGCGGACATCTGGGCGGACCTCGCCCGGGCCCTCGACCGCGCCGGCACCCCGTAG
- a CDS encoding Lrp/AsnC family transcriptional regulator: MAKTDLDRIDCALLAALQKDGRLSNKELAAAVGLAPSSCHERMRRLRAIGVIRGIHAELEPAAVGVGLQALIAVRLKQHSRDLVESFREHVLSLHEVLSLFHVAGADDFLVHVVVRDANHLRDLALDAFTRRDEVAHLQTSLVFEHARAPEMPLYLPEAPLPAVPAPVAAAPRRKRKPAAAAAGKRVRRR; the protein is encoded by the coding sequence ATGGCAAAGACCGACCTCGACCGAATCGACTGCGCCCTGCTGGCCGCGCTGCAGAAGGATGGCCGGCTCTCGAACAAGGAGCTCGCCGCCGCGGTGGGGCTCGCGCCCTCGAGCTGCCACGAGCGGATGCGGCGTTTGCGGGCGATCGGGGTGATCCGCGGGATCCACGCGGAGCTCGAGCCTGCGGCGGTGGGGGTGGGGCTGCAGGCGCTGATCGCGGTGCGGCTCAAGCAGCATTCGCGGGATCTGGTGGAGTCGTTCCGGGAGCACGTGCTCTCGCTGCACGAGGTGCTTTCGCTCTTCCACGTGGCCGGGGCGGACGATTTCCTCGTGCACGTGGTGGTGCGGGACGCGAACCACCTGCGGGATCTGGCGCTCGACGCGTTCACGCGGCGGGACGAGGTGGCGCATCTGCAGACGTCGCTGGTCTTCGAGCACGCGCGGGCGCCGGAGATGCCGCTCTACCTGCCGGAGGCGCCTCTGCCTGCTGTGCCTGCCCCTGTTGCAGCTGCGCCGCGCCGGAAGAGGAAGCCTGCTGCTGCGGCGGCGGGCAAGCGGGTGCGCCGGCGGTAG
- the rsgA gene encoding ribosome small subunit-dependent GTPase A, with the protein MPDLAHYGWDEELAEAFRASKSTGTAPGRIAVDYAQDFLVITGGGEVRAEPTGRLRRAVQRGEALKPAVGDWVSVEILQSGRSVVHGVLPRRSKLSRKVPGRTTEEQVVAANVDVIFLVAAATGDVNLRRLERNLTLAWESGAAPVVVLTKADLCPDPVQVGEAVRGIAGKAPVHLVSNKTGHGLDDLQQHLAPGRTVVLVGSSGVGKSSLVNRWLGTERQVIAEVREADQKGRHTTTHRELFMLPGGALVIDTPGVRELALWEAEQGIADTFPDVLEIARTCRFRDCVHEQEPGCAVREAAATGALDPERFAAYRKLAAELAAIEKKQAERSRKSPPRRR; encoded by the coding sequence ATGCCGGATCTGGCGCACTACGGTTGGGACGAGGAGCTGGCGGAAGCTTTCCGCGCGAGCAAAAGCACGGGCACCGCCCCGGGCCGCATCGCCGTCGACTACGCCCAGGACTTCCTCGTGATCACCGGCGGGGGCGAGGTCCGCGCCGAGCCCACCGGCCGCCTCCGCCGCGCGGTGCAGCGGGGCGAGGCCCTCAAACCCGCTGTCGGCGACTGGGTCTCCGTGGAGATCCTCCAGTCCGGCCGCTCCGTCGTCCACGGCGTCCTCCCCCGTCGCTCCAAGCTCTCCCGCAAGGTCCCCGGCCGCACCACCGAGGAGCAGGTGGTCGCCGCCAACGTCGACGTGATCTTCCTCGTCGCCGCCGCCACCGGCGACGTGAACCTCCGCCGCCTCGAACGCAACCTCACCCTCGCCTGGGAGAGCGGTGCGGCGCCGGTGGTGGTGCTCACCAAAGCGGATCTCTGCCCCGATCCCGTCCAGGTCGGGGAGGCGGTCCGCGGCATCGCCGGCAAGGCCCCGGTCCACCTCGTCAGCAACAAGACGGGCCACGGCCTCGACGATCTGCAGCAGCACCTCGCCCCCGGCCGCACCGTCGTCCTCGTGGGCTCCTCCGGCGTGGGGAAGTCGAGCCTCGTCAACCGCTGGCTCGGCACCGAGCGCCAGGTGATCGCCGAGGTCCGCGAGGCCGATCAGAAGGGCCGCCACACCACCACCCACCGCGAGCTCTTCATGCTTCCCGGCGGCGCGCTGGTGATCGACACCCCCGGCGTGCGCGAACTCGCCCTCTGGGAAGCGGAGCAGGGGATCGCCGACACCTTCCCCGACGTGCTCGAGATCGCCCGGACCTGCCGCTTCCGCGACTGCGTCCACGAGCAGGAGCCCGGCTGCGCGGTGCGCGAGGCTGCCGCAACCGGCGCCCTCGACCCCGAGCGCTTCGCCGCCTACCGCAAGCTCGCGGCGGAGCTCGCGGCGATCGAGAAGAAGCAGGCCGAGCGCAGCCGCAAGAGCCCGCCCCGCCGCCGCTGA
- a CDS encoding PhzF family phenazine biosynthesis protein: MSQPIHVVDAFTSAPFRGNPAAVCLLDAPAEAPWMQQVAAEMNLSETAFVHPAGPPGTCGLRWFTPTTEVPLCGHATLAAAHTLWAEGWLPQESPARFETASGLLTAQRHGGKIELDLPALPVEPAPLPAALTAALQDLQPVASGRSGAHWLVQLATAADVRAFRPDHAALRPLLPELLIVTAAGQGDPEPAPDIVSRVFGPAIGIDEDPVTGAAHCILAPWWSERLGKEILLAHQASARGGELEVELRGPRVLLRGSAVTVLRGALTPQAAAG; encoded by the coding sequence ATGTCCCAGCCGATCCACGTCGTCGACGCCTTCACCTCCGCCCCCTTCCGTGGCAATCCCGCCGCGGTCTGCCTCCTCGACGCGCCGGCGGAGGCGCCCTGGATGCAGCAGGTCGCCGCGGAGATGAACCTCTCGGAGACCGCCTTCGTCCATCCCGCAGGCCCCCCCGGCACCTGCGGCCTGCGCTGGTTCACCCCGACCACCGAGGTGCCGCTCTGCGGCCACGCCACCCTCGCCGCCGCCCACACCCTCTGGGCCGAGGGCTGGCTCCCGCAGGAGAGCCCGGCCCGCTTCGAGACCGCGAGCGGCCTCCTCACGGCGCAGCGCCACGGCGGGAAAATCGAGCTCGACCTCCCCGCCCTGCCCGTCGAGCCCGCCCCTCTCCCGGCGGCCCTCACCGCCGCGCTCCAGGACCTGCAGCCCGTCGCCTCCGGAAGGAGCGGCGCCCATTGGCTCGTCCAGCTCGCCACCGCAGCGGACGTCCGCGCCTTCCGCCCCGACCACGCCGCGCTCCGTCCCCTACTGCCCGAGCTGCTGATCGTCACCGCGGCGGGGCAGGGCGATCCGGAACCCGCCCCCGACATCGTCTCCCGCGTCTTCGGCCCCGCGATCGGCATCGACGAGGATCCGGTCACCGGCGCCGCCCATTGCATCCTCGCCCCCTGGTGGTCCGAGCGCCTCGGCAAGGAGATCCTCCTCGCCCACCAGGCCTCCGCCCGCGGCGGCGAGCTCGAGGTCGAGCTCCGTGGCCCCCGCGTCCTCCTCCGCGGCAGCGCCGTCACCGTGCTCCGCGGCGCCCTCACCCCGCAGGCCGCAGCAGGCTGA
- the yedA gene encoding drug/metabolite exporter YedA, protein MVSQQHVQASRWQVALALALVYVVWGSTYLAIRFAVETLPPFGMAAARFLVAGAALYLWARARGAARPTAGQWRSAATVGLLLLLGGNGAVVWAEQAIPSSLAALLVSTVPLFMALLEWLHAGQRPTLPVAAGLLAGFVGVVLLVDPTGLAGASVPLVPALVTTAAALSWAAGSLYARKAPAPASPLLGSAMQMLAGGVALLFVSVASGEAARFDPAGSSAQSVAALLYLVVFGSLIGFTAYAWLLRNVQPALASTYAYVNPVVAVLLGWALAGEAVGPRTLFASALIVGGVGLITAMKGRKPAKVEEPAASWPVLPGIHAEGEEVEAAEALPVTRSA, encoded by the coding sequence ATGGTCTCGCAGCAGCACGTGCAGGCGTCCCGGTGGCAGGTCGCGTTGGCCCTCGCCCTGGTCTACGTCGTCTGGGGCTCGACCTACCTCGCCATCCGCTTCGCCGTGGAGACCCTCCCGCCCTTCGGGATGGCCGCAGCCCGATTCCTCGTTGCAGGCGCGGCCCTCTACCTCTGGGCCCGCGCCCGCGGCGCCGCCCGCCCCACCGCCGGACAGTGGCGCAGCGCCGCCACCGTGGGCCTGCTCCTCCTCCTCGGCGGCAACGGCGCGGTGGTGTGGGCCGAGCAGGCGATCCCTTCGAGCCTCGCCGCGCTCCTCGTCTCCACCGTGCCGCTCTTCATGGCGCTCCTCGAGTGGCTGCACGCAGGCCAAAGGCCCACCCTCCCCGTGGCTGCAGGCCTGCTCGCCGGCTTCGTCGGCGTCGTCCTCCTCGTCGATCCCACCGGCCTCGCCGGCGCCAGCGTCCCGCTCGTCCCCGCCCTCGTCACCACCGCGGCGGCGCTCTCCTGGGCAGCGGGCTCCCTCTACGCCCGCAAGGCGCCCGCCCCGGCCTCGCCCCTGCTCGGCAGCGCGATGCAGATGCTCGCCGGTGGCGTCGCCCTCCTCTTCGTCTCTGTCGCCTCGGGAGAGGCCGCCCGCTTCGATCCCGCGGGATCGTCCGCGCAGTCGGTGGCGGCGCTGCTCTACCTCGTGGTCTTCGGCTCGCTCATCGGCTTCACCGCCTACGCCTGGCTCCTGCGCAACGTGCAGCCCGCCCTCGCCTCGACCTACGCCTACGTGAACCCGGTGGTGGCGGTGCTTCTCGGCTGGGCGCTCGCCGGCGAGGCGGTCGGGCCGCGCACGCTCTTTGCCTCCGCGCTCATCGTGGGCGGGGTCGGCCTCATCACCGCGATGAAGGGCCGCAAGCCCGCCAAGGTCGAGGAACCTGCCGCCTCCTGGCCGGTCCTGCCCGGGATCCACGCCGAGGGCGAAGAGGTGGAGGCTGCCGAGGCGCTCCCCGTCACCCGCAGCGCCTGA
- the apaG gene encoding Co2+/Mg2+ efflux protein ApaG, with protein sequence MSVATTEGIRVEVQPEYWEERSAPEQGRFAFTYSVTISNTGSEPAQLLRRHWKIQDGTGEVQEVEGEGVVGKQPRLGPGEFFEYTSWVPLATPIGTMRGTFLMERPDGTQFRAEVPEFVLTVAHALH encoded by the coding sequence ATGTCCGTCGCCACCACCGAAGGGATCCGCGTCGAGGTCCAGCCCGAGTACTGGGAGGAACGCTCCGCCCCGGAGCAGGGCCGCTTCGCCTTCACCTACAGCGTCACGATCTCCAATACCGGCAGCGAACCCGCCCAGCTCCTCCGCCGCCACTGGAAGATCCAGGACGGCACCGGCGAGGTGCAGGAGGTGGAAGGGGAGGGTGTCGTCGGCAAGCAGCCGCGCCTCGGCCCCGGCGAGTTCTTCGAGTACACGAGCTGGGTGCCCCTCGCGACGCCGATCGGCACCATGCGGGGCACCTTCCTCATGGAGCGACCCGATGGGACCCAGTTCCGCGCCGAGGTGCCCGAGTTCGTGCTCACCGTGGCCCACGCGCTCCACTGA
- a CDS encoding lysophospholipid acyltransferase family protein, translated as MRNPHPTVTALVEALLPHEELERIRNLPLRDEGFGYDPYGMERDHIALGIALTRPLYEKYFRVISSGAEKVPGSGPAILAANHSGTLPFDGAMLWADVVRKVHRVPRPVADFFVSNLPFVSTLFTRGGVVGGARGNVRSLLEAGELMMIFPEGVPGIGKPFSERYQLQEWRVGHAELAIRHRAPVVPVAIIGAEEQMPQLGRLRRLGRLFGAPYVPLTLTPLPLPVRYHIHYGAPIPLHEDYRPGDADDPELVKEAARRVRDAVEELIEKGLRERKSVFA; from the coding sequence ATCCCCACCCCACCGTCACTGCCCTGGTCGAGGCACTCCTCCCCCACGAGGAGCTGGAGCGGATCCGCAACCTTCCCCTGCGGGACGAGGGCTTCGGTTACGACCCCTACGGCATGGAGCGCGACCACATCGCCCTCGGCATCGCCCTCACCCGGCCGCTCTACGAGAAGTACTTCCGGGTGATCTCCTCCGGCGCCGAGAAGGTCCCCGGCTCGGGACCCGCCATCCTCGCCGCGAACCACTCCGGCACGCTCCCCTTCGACGGCGCGATGCTCTGGGCCGACGTGGTGCGGAAGGTGCACCGGGTGCCGCGCCCGGTCGCCGACTTCTTCGTCTCCAACCTCCCCTTCGTCTCCACCCTCTTCACCAGGGGCGGGGTGGTCGGCGGCGCCCGCGGCAACGTCCGCAGCCTCCTCGAGGCAGGCGAGCTGATGATGATCTTCCCCGAGGGCGTGCCCGGCATCGGCAAGCCCTTCTCCGAGCGCTACCAGCTCCAGGAGTGGCGCGTCGGGCACGCGGAGCTCGCGATCCGCCACCGCGCCCCGGTGGTGCCCGTGGCGATCATCGGCGCCGAGGAACAGATGCCCCAGCTCGGTCGCCTGCGGCGCCTCGGCCGCCTCTTCGGCGCCCCCTACGTGCCGCTCACCCTCACGCCGCTCCCCCTTCCGGTGCGCTACCACATCCACTACGGCGCCCCGATCCCGCTCCACGAGGATTACCGACCCGGCGATGCCGACGATCCCGAGCTGGTGAAGGAAGCCGCCCGCCGCGTCCGCGATGCGGTCGAGGAGCTGATCGAGAAGGGCCTGCGCGAGCGCAAGAGCGTCTTCGCCTGA